A part of Sebastes umbrosus isolate fSebUmb1 chromosome 21, fSebUmb1.pri, whole genome shotgun sequence genomic DNA contains:
- the gemin6 gene encoding gem-associated protein 6 isoform X2, protein MQVAWPLLGPVRWLRYVNKEVKVKAGPDEERTGWLLTVDPVSASLVLVNFRAEGGATVQVVMGHAVEEVQVLQEADEETTERLQTSFLPPETSSRLDPQELRTRRRGVRSWLEKNRIPVEEDGDELRVASGVLIIRAPYGPEDCYSANQIILDRIQKLIQSLVQQDHSEPDPESDPAPSRN, encoded by the exons ATGCAGGTCGCCTGGCCTCTGTTGGGTCCGGTCCGGTGGCTCCGCTACGTCAACAAAGAGGTGAAGGTGAAGGCCGGACCGGATGAGGAGCGGACCGGCTGGCTGCTCACCGTGGATCCGGTCTCTGCCTCTCTGGTCCTGGTGAACTTCCGGGCTGAAGGCGGCGCCACGGTGCAGGTGGTGATGGGTCACGCTGTGGAGGAGGTCCAGGTCCTGCAGGAGGCTGATGAGGAGACCACGGAGCGGCTCCAGACCTCCTTCCTGCCTCCAGAGACCAGCAGCAGGCTGGACCCGCAGGAGCTGAGGACCAGGAGGAGGGGGGTCCGGAGCTGGCTGGAGAAGAACCGGATCCCCGTGGAGGAGGACGGGGACGAGCTGAGGGTGGCGTCGGGGGTCCTGATCATCAGGGCTCCGTACGGACCGGAGGACTGCTACAGCGCAAACCAGATCATCCTGGACCGGATCCAGAAGCTGATCCAGAGTCTGGTCCAACAGGATCATTCAGAACCTGATCCAGAGTCTGATCCAGCTCCATCCAG GAACTGA
- the gemin6 gene encoding gem-associated protein 6 isoform X1, with protein sequence MQVAWPLLGPVRWLRYVNKEVKVKAGPDEERTGWLLTVDPVSASLVLVNFRAEGGATVQVVMGHAVEEVQVLQEADEETTERLQTSFLPPETSSRLDPQELRTRRRGVRSWLEKNRIPVEEDGDELRVASGVLIIRAPYGPEDCYSANQIILDRIQKLIQSLVQQDHSEPDPESDPAPSRN encoded by the coding sequence ATGCAGGTCGCCTGGCCTCTGTTGGGTCCGGTCCGGTGGCTCCGCTACGTCAACAAAGAGGTGAAGGTGAAGGCCGGACCGGATGAGGAGCGGACCGGCTGGCTGCTCACCGTGGATCCGGTCTCTGCCTCTCTGGTCCTGGTGAACTTCCGGGCTGAAGGCGGCGCCACGGTGCAGGTGGTGATGGGTCACGCTGTGGAGGAGGTCCAGGTCCTGCAGGAGGCTGATGAGGAGACCACGGAGCGGCTCCAGACCTCCTTCCTGCCTCCAGAGACCAGCAGCAGGCTGGACCCGCAGGAGCTGAGGACCAGGAGGAGGGGGGTCCGGAGCTGGCTGGAGAAGAACCGGATCCCCGTGGAGGAGGACGGGGACGAGCTGAGGGTGGCGTCGGGGGTCCTGATCATCAGGGCTCCGTACGGACCGGAGGACTGCTACAGCGCAAACCAGATCATCCTGGACCGGATCCAGAAGCTGATCCAGAGTCTGGTCCAACAGGATCATTCAGAACCTGATCCAGAGTCTGATCCAGCTCCATCCAGGAACTGA